The proteins below are encoded in one region of Terriglobales bacterium:
- a CDS encoding cell division protein ZapA — MPNRPDGSVQVEIYDQLYNLRGSDPEYIERLAKFVDERMRVVASQAATVDSLRVAVLAALNIADEYHTLKRKYDEVASEYNQRAHQLAGQIDEALDEMRRVG, encoded by the coding sequence TTGCCCAACCGGCCCGACGGCAGCGTGCAGGTGGAAATCTACGACCAGCTCTATAACCTGCGCGGCTCAGACCCGGAATACATCGAACGGCTGGCCAAGTTCGTGGACGAACGGATGCGCGTGGTGGCCTCGCAGGCGGCCACGGTGGATTCGTTGCGAGTGGCGGTGCTGGCCGCGCTGAACATCGCCGACGAGTATCACACGCTCAAGCGCAAGTACGACGAGGTCGCCTCCGAGTACAACCAGCGCGCCCACCAGCTCGCCGGGCAGATCGATGAAGCGCTGGACGAGATGAGACGGGTGGGATGA
- a CDS encoding DUF4201 domain-containing protein, which produces MSTAKALREPAPEISADEFQALEEKIRRTIEALKAAKEARAAAERETARVRQQMRERDEEFDALRAEVVALRREREEVRTRVEKILRQIDALTSGESAS; this is translated from the coding sequence ATGTCCACGGCGAAGGCGCTGCGCGAGCCGGCTCCGGAAATCTCCGCCGACGAATTTCAGGCGCTGGAAGAGAAGATCCGGCGCACCATCGAAGCCCTGAAAGCGGCCAAGGAGGCGCGCGCCGCGGCGGAACGCGAAACCGCGCGGGTGCGCCAGCAGATGCGCGAGCGCGACGAAGAGTTCGACGCGCTGCGGGCCGAGGTGGTGGCCCTGCGCCGCGAGCGCGAAGAGGTACGAACCCGGGTAGAAAAGATCCTGCGACAGATTGACGCCTTGACGTCGGGCGAATCCGCGTCATAA